The stretch of DNA CGGACAATATCCAGGAGACACTTGAAGGTGAAGGCCACCAGGTCTGGCATGTCGAGGGATACGAAAGCGGGCGCTGGGTTCTGCTTGATTTTGTTGATGTAGTAGTACATGTATTTCTCGATGAGGCCCGGGATTTTTACGGCCTCGAGAGATTGTGGGGCGATGCTCCGGTGGAAGTTATCGAGTAAACCTGGTCAGCTCCAAGACAACCCCCGTCATTTGGCAGAAATGTTCGCTTAATCATAGAATAAAATCTTCGTACAATCATCATAGAAAG from Candidatus Zixiibacteriota bacterium encodes:
- the rsfS gene encoding ribosome silencing factor; the protein is MENNAKELAHKAGVCALDKRADDIKILDLRDKTSITDYFVICSANAAMQVRAIADNIQETLEGEGHQVWHVEGYESGRWVLLDFVDVVVHVFLDEARDFYGLERLWGDAPVEVIE